Proteins found in one Bacillus sp. BGMRC 2118 genomic segment:
- the hemC gene encoding hydroxymethylbilane synthase, translating to MRKIIVGSRKSKLALTQSNWVIEQLKALGGPFEFELKEFVTKGDIVLDVTLSKVGGKGLFVKEIEQAMLDQEIDMAVHSMKDMPAVLPPGLTVGCMPKRVDYRDALISKEKLPLAELKKGAIVGTSSLRRSAQLLAVRPDLEIKWIRGNIDTRLAKLETEEYDAIILAAAGLHRMGWSEDVVTEYLDIDTCLPAVGQGALSIECREDDHELRELLSKFNDQETDVTVSAERVFLHELEGGCQVPIAGFAELEADGQISLTGLVGTPDGKTIFKETVKGTDAKQIGKEVAGRLKEKGAADVIRQVKKELEQ from the coding sequence ATGAGAAAAATTATTGTTGGTTCTAGAAAAAGTAAACTTGCATTAACACAATCAAACTGGGTGATTGAACAACTTAAAGCACTCGGTGGACCTTTTGAATTTGAACTAAAGGAATTTGTCACAAAAGGAGATATTGTACTGGATGTGACACTATCAAAAGTAGGCGGAAAAGGCTTGTTTGTTAAAGAGATTGAACAAGCAATGCTTGATCAGGAAATTGATATGGCTGTCCATAGTATGAAGGATATGCCAGCTGTCCTACCACCAGGTTTAACAGTAGGCTGTATGCCAAAGCGTGTAGATTATAGAGATGCATTAATCTCAAAAGAGAAGCTACCTTTAGCTGAACTAAAAAAAGGTGCAATCGTTGGAACGAGCAGTCTCAGAAGAAGCGCGCAACTGTTGGCAGTAAGGCCTGACCTAGAAATAAAGTGGATTCGTGGAAACATCGACACACGATTAGCCAAATTAGAAACAGAAGAGTATGATGCGATTATCTTAGCGGCAGCAGGCTTACACCGTATGGGATGGTCAGAAGACGTTGTAACAGAATATTTGGATATCGATACATGTCTTCCAGCCGTAGGACAAGGGGCATTATCAATTGAATGTCGAGAAGATGACCATGAACTAAGAGAGCTGCTTTCTAAGTTCAATGATCAGGAGACAGACGTTACAGTTAGTGCTGAGAGAGTCTTCTTACATGAACTTGAAGGCGGTTGCCAAGTGCCGATTGCAGGGTTCGCAGAGCTTGAGGCAGATGGACAAATTTCTCTTACTGGATTAGTTGGTACGCCAGACGGGAAGACCATCTTTAAGGAAACTGTAAAGGGAACAGATGCTAAGCAGATTGGTAAAGAAGTAGCTGGCCGTTTAAAGGAAAAAGGGGCAGCTGATGTTATTCGTCAGGTAAAGAAGGAGCTTGAGCAATAG
- a CDS encoding uroporphyrinogen-III synthase → MVPSLPLHNKKVLITRSEKQSEDFINQVLKYGGEPVPLPLLAFQAATLSKEEQRFLRNASSYDWLIFTSVNGIEFFFRQLEEISIKLDFRENKIAVVGEKTKAALSRFGHTASLMPTAFVAESVIESFKELDMKNQRVLYVRGNLSRDVIPVQLRLLGANVDELTTYETYCPTSSGRLTELLSSSIDVLTFTSPSTVHNFVVLLEGENWKEWTDSALICCIGPITKAAAEKVGLSPTIVPATYTMDALLQEIVNYFTLKEEV, encoded by the coding sequence ATAGTGCCTTCTTTGCCTTTACATAATAAAAAGGTTTTAATTACTCGTTCAGAGAAACAAAGTGAAGATTTTATTAATCAAGTTTTAAAATATGGAGGGGAACCGGTTCCTCTCCCTTTACTTGCGTTTCAAGCTGCCACTCTTTCGAAGGAAGAACAACGATTTCTTCGGAATGCCTCTTCATATGATTGGCTAATCTTCACGAGTGTGAATGGTATTGAATTTTTCTTTCGACAGTTAGAGGAAATTTCTATTAAACTGGATTTCCGTGAAAATAAAATCGCTGTAGTTGGTGAGAAAACCAAAGCTGCATTATCAAGATTTGGGCATACAGCATCCTTGATGCCAACAGCGTTTGTAGCTGAAAGTGTGATAGAGTCATTTAAAGAATTGGATATGAAAAATCAGCGAGTGCTATATGTAAGAGGAAATCTTTCAAGAGATGTTATTCCAGTTCAATTACGATTACTCGGGGCTAACGTGGATGAACTGACAACATACGAAACGTATTGCCCGACCTCGTCAGGAAGATTAACTGAATTACTTTCATCATCCATTGATGTTTTGACATTTACAAGTCCGTCTACAGTTCATAACTTTGTTGTGTTGTTGGAAGGTGAAAACTGGAAGGAATGGACCGATTCAGCACTGATCTGCTGTATTGGACCGATAACTAAGGCGGCTGCGGAAAAGGTTGGACTTTCTCCAACAATTGTACCAGCAACCTATACGATGGATGCACTATTACAGGAAATAGTGAACTATTTTACCCTTAAGGAGGAAGTATAA
- the hemB gene encoding porphobilinogen synthase → MNFDRHRRLRRTSALRDLVRETYLHKEDFIYPIFVVEQENYKKEVPSMPGVYHVSLDLLLEEIQEVVSLGLKSVILFGVPNEKDEVGSCAYDENGIVQEATKLVKKHYPELVVVVDTCLCQYTSHGHCGVVEEGYVQNDKTLELLAKTAVSQAKAGADIIAPSNMMDGFVAAIRQGLDEAGFVDIPVMSYAVKYASAFYGPFRDAAHSTPQFGDRKTYQMDPANRSEALREAESDLNEGADFLIVKPALSYLDIMRDVKNHFNVPIVAYNVSGEYSMIKAAAQNGWISEKEIVLEKLISMKRAGADLIITYFAKDAARWLSENE, encoded by the coding sequence ATGAATTTTGATCGTCATCGACGCCTTCGTCGAACATCTGCTCTTCGTGATTTGGTTAGAGAAACATACCTACATAAGGAAGATTTTATTTATCCGATTTTTGTTGTGGAACAAGAGAATTACAAAAAGGAAGTTCCTTCAATGCCAGGAGTGTATCATGTATCACTAGACCTGTTATTAGAAGAAATTCAAGAGGTTGTGTCACTTGGGCTTAAATCTGTAATCCTGTTTGGAGTTCCTAATGAAAAGGATGAAGTAGGGTCTTGTGCGTATGATGAAAATGGGATTGTGCAAGAAGCTACAAAGCTTGTAAAAAAACATTATCCGGAGTTAGTTGTTGTAGTCGATACTTGTCTGTGCCAATACACCTCTCACGGACACTGTGGAGTTGTAGAAGAAGGCTATGTGCAAAACGATAAAACACTGGAGCTTTTAGCTAAAACAGCTGTCAGTCAAGCGAAAGCGGGTGCGGATATTATTGCACCGTCTAACATGATGGACGGATTTGTTGCAGCCATTCGCCAAGGTTTAGATGAAGCGGGCTTTGTTGATATTCCGGTTATGTCATATGCAGTAAAATATGCTTCAGCATTTTATGGTCCATTCAGAGACGCGGCACACAGTACACCACAATTTGGTGACCGCAAAACGTATCAAATGGACCCGGCAAATCGATCTGAAGCATTGCGTGAAGCTGAATCTGATCTTAATGAGGGAGCAGACTTCTTAATTGTAAAACCAGCATTATCCTACCTGGATATTATGCGTGATGTGAAGAATCATTTTAATGTACCCATCGTCGCTTACAATGTGAGTGGAGAATACTCGATGATCAAAGCTGCAGCTCAAAATGGCTGGATTTCCGAAAAGGAAATTGTATTAGAAAAGCTGATCAGCATGAAGCGTGCAGGTGCAGATTTAATCATTACCTATTTTGCAAAAGATGCGGCTAGATGGTTGTCCGAGAACGAATAA
- the hemL gene encoding glutamate-1-semialdehyde-2,1-aminomutase: protein MKQFTKSQEAFKEAVEVLPGGVNSPVRAFKSVQMDPVFMERGKGSKIYDIDGNEYIDYVLSWGPLIHGHADDTVVEAIKKVTESGTSFGAPTLLETEVAKMVIERVPSIEMVRMVSSGTEATMSALRLARGYTGRNKIMKFEGCYHGHGDSLLIKAGSGVATLGLPDSPGVPEGIAQNTITVPYNDMESVKYAFEQFGDDIAGVIIEPVAGNMGVVPPQPGYLEALREITKEYGALLIFDEVMTGFRVGYHCAQGEFTITPDLTCLGKVIGGGLPVGAYGGRREIMEQIAPSGPIYQAGTLSGNPLAMTAGFETLKKLTPESYDQFNRQADMLISGMRQAAEKYNIPHQFTRAGSMVGFFLTNEEVTNYEQAKTCDLNMFAKYYQYMLEEGVFLPPSQFEGMFLSTAHTDEDIQKTIQAAETAFSKLAN from the coding sequence ATGAAGCAATTTACGAAATCACAAGAGGCATTTAAGGAAGCGGTAGAAGTTCTTCCAGGAGGCGTAAACAGCCCGGTTCGTGCGTTCAAATCAGTTCAAATGGATCCTGTTTTCATGGAAAGAGGAAAAGGTTCCAAAATATATGATATTGATGGCAATGAATATATTGACTATGTGCTATCATGGGGACCGTTAATTCACGGTCATGCAGATGATACAGTCGTTGAAGCAATTAAGAAGGTTACTGAATCGGGAACAAGCTTCGGTGCTCCTACATTACTTGAGACAGAAGTAGCGAAAATGGTGATTGAACGAGTACCGTCCATTGAAATGGTGCGTATGGTCAGCTCAGGTACTGAAGCGACAATGAGTGCACTACGTTTAGCACGTGGATATACAGGACGAAATAAGATTATGAAGTTTGAAGGCTGTTACCACGGTCATGGTGATTCTTTATTAATTAAAGCTGGTTCTGGTGTAGCAACACTAGGACTGCCAGATAGTCCTGGTGTACCAGAGGGAATTGCTCAAAATACAATTACGGTACCTTACAATGATATGGAAAGTGTCAAATATGCATTCGAGCAATTCGGAGACGATATTGCTGGTGTGATTATTGAACCAGTTGCTGGGAATATGGGAGTTGTGCCTCCACAGCCTGGCTACCTTGAAGCATTACGAGAGATTACAAAGGAATACGGTGCACTTTTAATATTTGATGAAGTTATGACTGGATTCCGTGTAGGATATCATTGTGCACAAGGTGAGTTTACTATCACTCCAGACTTAACATGCTTAGGTAAAGTAATCGGCGGAGGACTTCCTGTCGGAGCGTACGGTGGTAGAAGAGAAATTATGGAGCAAATTGCACCAAGTGGACCAATCTATCAGGCAGGTACGTTATCAGGAAATCCATTAGCTATGACTGCGGGCTTTGAAACGTTAAAAAAGCTGACGCCAGAAAGCTATGATCAATTTAACCGACAAGCTGACATGCTGATCTCAGGGATGAGACAGGCTGCAGAGAAGTATAACATTCCACATCAATTTACACGAGCGGGTTCAATGGTTGGATTCTTCTTAACCAATGAAGAAGTCACAAACTATGAACAAGCAAAAACGTGTGATTTGAATATGTTTGCAAAGTACTATCAATACATGCTCGAAGAAGGGGTCTTTTTACCACCTTCCCAATTCGAAGGAATGTTCCTATCAACTGCTCATACAGATGAAGATATCCAAAAAACAATCCAAGCTGCCGAAACGGCGTTTTCAAAGCTTGCTAACTAA
- the spoVID gene encoding stage VI sporulation protein D — protein MKGGADLTVENQSSIRFTVEESVWFEKGQEVSELLSMSLDPEISIQEHEQYISVRGGLVLTGEYHARQADEQENDREFPAGARVVQEVTSREGVSYLTHKFPVDITIPKNRIQSLNDVYVSIESFDYELPQRGNLVLEAELAITGIYGDQEEQAAPVESEPVVAVVEEQVQEQQEQVEEVVDVRNELPREEELVQPLMRGSDEELNHEEAEEDESPFTPFVVEAKRDPDFADEAVEAVEAKRDPDFTEAAVEASSDVVGDEQTQEVEDEFDANEEEVAEEAADEEAYVFTRQAPQFEFKSRVDTEKAVAENHNAEEQGTRDENTLYLTKIFAKDDESETTRLKMCIVQKDESLQAIAERYDVQPQTLIRVNNLDREDVAVGQILYIPVPAASGK, from the coding sequence TTGAAAGGAGGAGCGGACTTGACTGTTGAAAATCAATCGTCGATACGATTTACTGTAGAAGAATCAGTTTGGTTTGAAAAAGGACAGGAAGTATCTGAATTGCTATCTATGTCATTAGATCCTGAGATTAGCATTCAAGAGCATGAACAATATATATCTGTTAGAGGTGGATTAGTTCTAACAGGAGAATATCATGCACGTCAAGCAGATGAACAAGAGAATGATCGTGAATTTCCAGCAGGAGCTAGAGTTGTTCAAGAAGTAACGAGCAGGGAAGGTGTTTCTTATTTAACACATAAATTTCCAGTAGATATTACGATACCGAAAAACAGAATTCAAAGTTTAAATGATGTATATGTGTCTATTGAGTCTTTTGACTATGAACTTCCCCAAAGAGGAAATCTAGTGTTGGAGGCTGAACTGGCGATCACGGGTATTTATGGTGATCAAGAAGAACAAGCAGCTCCTGTCGAAAGTGAGCCAGTTGTTGCTGTAGTTGAAGAACAAGTCCAAGAGCAACAAGAACAAGTAGAAGAGGTAGTGGATGTGAGAAATGAACTACCTAGAGAAGAAGAGCTTGTACAGCCGTTAATGAGAGGCTCAGATGAAGAGCTAAATCATGAAGAGGCAGAAGAGGATGAAAGTCCATTCACTCCGTTTGTTGTAGAAGCTAAGAGAGATCCTGACTTCGCTGATGAGGCTGTTGAAGCTGTTGAAGCTAAGAGAGACCCTGACTTTACTGAAGCGGCTGTTGAGGCATCGAGTGATGTAGTGGGAGATGAACAAACACAAGAGGTAGAAGATGAGTTTGATGCCAATGAAGAAGAAGTGGCAGAAGAAGCGGCTGATGAAGAAGCTTATGTTTTCACACGCCAGGCGCCACAATTCGAATTCAAGAGCAGAGTAGATACAGAAAAGGCAGTGGCAGAAAATCATAACGCTGAAGAGCAAGGTACTCGTGATGAAAATACATTGTACCTAACAAAGATTTTCGCGAAGGACGATGAATCTGAGACGACTAGACTAAAAATGTGTATCGTTCAAAAGGATGAATCTCTTCAAGCAATAGCTGAAAGGTATGATGTACAACCACAGACTCTCATTCGAGTAAATAATTTAGACAGAGAAGACGTAGCTGTCGGTCAGATATTATATATTCCTGTGCCGGCTGCCAGTGGAAAATAA
- the ysxE gene encoding spore coat protein YsxE, with protein MTTKVTHKYQRLLNEYGIEAEYIEDLGNIKKVHSNHGVVALKKSKLPYTHMNTFSDSIKFLHYKAYGFGVPIFRTKTGSHYVLDEDHSAYYLMPWLEDYVEEERNDHAFSLFKQLGELHARTAKDEKITSENVTYFTEQLKEKWKTRNDELARYVESCEDKIYMSPFELYFCTFYQDMIRACEFSLRKLDEWQELMEEKKTYRIVFTHGKPSFKHFLYNVEGHGMFINFERSSYLPPIYDLLYFFYRSCNTYPMSTDDRFQWFQTYRSHFPLKEEELTLFITQLSYPEKLYNVVTQYRTNPKSKTEIKHVQALQRAYWQMKNIEYFLTSVVMYEEQKKQQEEAQQE; from the coding sequence ATGACTACAAAAGTGACTCATAAGTATCAACGTCTATTAAATGAATATGGGATTGAAGCAGAGTATATTGAAGATTTAGGGAATATCAAGAAAGTACACTCTAATCATGGTGTTGTTGCACTGAAGAAATCGAAACTTCCCTACACTCATATGAATACATTCTCTGATTCTATAAAGTTTCTACACTACAAAGCGTATGGATTTGGTGTGCCCATTTTCCGAACAAAAACAGGTTCTCATTATGTTTTAGATGAAGATCATTCAGCCTATTATTTAATGCCATGGTTAGAGGATTATGTAGAGGAAGAAAGAAATGACCATGCGTTTTCGTTATTTAAGCAATTAGGAGAACTTCATGCTAGAACAGCGAAGGATGAAAAAATCACGTCAGAGAATGTTACCTATTTTACCGAGCAACTCAAAGAAAAGTGGAAAACAAGAAACGATGAATTGGCACGATACGTGGAAAGCTGTGAAGATAAAATTTACATGTCACCCTTTGAATTATATTTTTGTACGTTTTACCAAGATATGATCAGGGCATGTGAATTTTCACTACGTAAGCTGGATGAATGGCAAGAGCTCATGGAAGAAAAAAAGACATACCGCATTGTGTTTACACACGGTAAGCCATCATTTAAACATTTCTTATATAATGTCGAAGGTCACGGAATGTTCATTAATTTCGAACGAAGCAGTTATTTGCCACCAATCTATGACCTGCTGTATTTCTTCTATCGCTCCTGCAACACGTACCCAATGTCAACAGACGATCGGTTTCAATGGTTTCAGACATACAGAAGCCACTTTCCATTAAAAGAAGAAGAGTTAACGTTGTTTATTACGCAGCTCTCTTATCCAGAAAAACTATACAACGTCGTCACTCAATATCGAACCAACCCAAAAAGTAAAACAGAAATCAAGCATGTTCAAGCGTTGCAACGTGCCTATTGGCAAATGAAAAATATTGAGTACTTCTTAACAAGTGTTGTGATGTATGAAGAGCAGAAGAAACAGCAGGAAGAGGCGCAGCAGGAATAA